In Halobacteroides halobius DSM 5150, the genomic window TTCTATAAATAGCTGGCCCATACCCAAAGATATCTGCTTCATACTTGTACTGTGCTTTCTCTAAAGCAGCTTTAATATCATCCTTAATCTGTTCAGCTATTAGTTTTTCTGTCTTGGCAATATTCTTATGTTTAGTTAAGTTGATCCCCTTTATTTGTTCTGAAATCTTAACCCCTGCTTTAATTTCTAGTCTAAATTTTATCTGGCCATTACTTAAAATGGGGGTTAACTTTGTATTTTCTTCTAAAATATCTACTGAAAACTTCTTCTTCTCCATAGGCCTAACCCCAATTAACATCCCACGTTTCATCTCTCCCGTTATCCATAAGTATCCTCTAGTTTCTGGTCGATTAAACCACCCCTTTAGTTTCCCTTTTTTAAAGATTGCCATGCCACTCATAGCAACAGTTTTCTTGGACGTACCTTTAACTAAGCTCTCTTGCTTATAGGTTCCTTCAGGCGCAACATCGGGTATGTAAGTAGTTAATCTTCCTGTTACCTCATCATATTGCTTGTTAGCTAATCTAACTAGCATTTGCTTTAGATTGAGAGCATAAGTTCCTGCCCAACTTTTATAATTTCTATAGATACCCTCAATTTCTTGGGCCAAGGAATCCTCAAACCTAGGATTAGTATCTAATACATTAGCCGCTTTACCTTCTGTAACTACAAATAAGCTATTATATCTAATTTCTTGATTACGAGCAAAAAAATCTATTACCTTTCCTAAGCCCTGACGTGCAACCGCTTCACCAATGATGATAAGATTACTATGAAACCAGACTATTTTTTTAGGAATTTTAGCTCTTAAATTTTTAGCAGCCCTCATTACTGTATCTCCCGTAGCACTAGCTGCCCAGATT contains:
- a CDS encoding Ger(x)C family spore germination protein encodes the protein MNKQILLGLIISLLVLSGCAQKQEVDQLGIVILTAVDLDEKSGKYEVIVQMISPEKAGGGVKNQIWAASATGDTVMRAAKNLRAKIPKKIVWFHSNLIIIGEAVARQGLGKVIDFFARNQEIRYNSLFVVTEGKAANVLDTNPRFEDSLAQEIEGIYRNYKSWAGTYALNLKQMLVRLANKQYDEVTGRLTTYIPDVAPEGTYKQESLVKGTSKKTVAMSGMAIFKKGKLKGWFNRPETRGYLWITGEMKRGMLIGVRPMEKKKFSVDILEENTKLTPILSNGQIKFRLEIKAGVKISEQIKGINLTKHKNIAKTEKLIAEQIKDDIKAALEKAQYKYEADIFGYGPAIYRKYPEKWQKIKKEWHQIFPTVETNIKVKVTIKRLGMITKPIMMD